One Chryseobacterium wanjuense genomic region harbors:
- a CDS encoding SusC/RagA family TonB-linked outer membrane protein, with protein MKKLTTSVLAVVLTSSFVMLSAQQTPNDTLKTTDIREVVVTGALGIKKRQDAVTSSNQVVNSAEITQANNPNAIQSLTGKVSGLQINTTNNSVNSTTRVVLRGPRSISGNNQALVVIDGVISTLGILQNLPPEIIDNMNVIKGMQGAALYGEKGSNGVIVVTTKRGTKSEKLQFSLTNSIDFSSVYKLPIFQKEYGQGWPGDAFDTTDYGGTNWTPYENSNWGPAYSSSLGGQNLLVGLPQADNTWFTDTFSPKKNHIAKFFQTGVLLQNGLSVTAGGSDSYVFLSVNRAENDFVVDKDNLKRNNFILKAGKKIGNFRIDGNVNYLDLRTSQTSAGLYSQLLQTPTNVDITKFRNSLPDAGHSMYITNPYWLIDNNRFDDKSRTFTGLINLEYKLNDHVSFTYAGTVVSGSSISESHLNAFNFDRVYRGTDTYLDGHSPSDGTFGVEPIVSNYYKSVGSSFRYYGDLMANFDYDLTNDINMKLNVGHNIQDTSGSTTSVGGKNLKIPGWYHINNVLQPDQFYSLDNGKTQVRSYAWFANLDLSYKDYLFLNSTFRYEKSSLTSINPVDSQGNALPFNNEPFAYYSFGGSFIPTKAFESLKGKVLNYAKVSLSYSKVGNVQTIGVYGLDRVGAFPTGYPFGDLSSYLPTTSYYSPDVQPEFFYSKEASLQLGFFNDRITFEGSVFRNDNDNMITSVTTSSASGITSILDNIGNSRNQGFELDLGLTPIKTKDFEWKLRGSYSTYRTKIISLADGSPDTPLTVYGRPAVGIYAVVGDDFPMIKGTKYQRDPNGNIIVDANGNPLSTSTLEVLGKVNPDYILGFSTSFKFKGITLSAVADYRTGNSFVALSKTTLGFAGNLEQTAGFDRSQGYIIPNSVQLVNGQYVANTTTVGDDPSYFGVNSYFTQGAFQSVGEEYVVDGTALKVREIALSYDIPKSVLRNTFVNSLTIGVYARNPFVVYAKDNRNFADPETSSTNGNAAGVALTGQYPTIRNYGFNLNVTF; from the coding sequence ATGAAGAAATTAACTACAAGTGTTTTAGCTGTAGTTCTTACATCATCATTTGTGATGTTAAGTGCCCAGCAAACGCCTAATGACACGCTAAAAACTACCGATATACGCGAGGTTGTTGTTACAGGAGCTTTAGGGATTAAGAAGCGACAGGATGCGGTAACATCTTCTAACCAAGTTGTTAATTCAGCGGAAATTACTCAAGCTAATAACCCTAATGCTATCCAATCTCTTACCGGAAAAGTTTCAGGTTTGCAGATTAACACAACTAACAACTCTGTAAATTCTACAACAAGAGTTGTTTTAAGAGGTCCAAGATCAATTTCTGGAAATAACCAAGCATTAGTAGTGATTGACGGTGTGATTTCAACATTAGGAATTTTACAAAACTTACCACCGGAAATTATTGATAATATGAACGTTATTAAAGGGATGCAAGGAGCGGCTCTTTACGGTGAAAAAGGAAGTAATGGTGTTATTGTTGTTACAACGAAAAGAGGTACAAAATCTGAAAAATTACAATTTTCATTAACAAATTCAATTGATTTCTCTTCGGTATATAAACTACCTATTTTCCAAAAGGAATATGGGCAAGGATGGCCTGGAGATGCTTTTGATACTACAGATTACGGAGGTACAAACTGGACTCCTTACGAAAACTCAAACTGGGGACCGGCATACTCGTCATCATTGGGAGGTCAGAATTTACTTGTAGGTTTGCCCCAAGCTGATAATACTTGGTTTACAGATACATTTTCTCCTAAGAAAAATCATATAGCAAAATTCTTCCAAACAGGCGTTTTATTACAGAATGGATTATCAGTTACAGCAGGTGGTTCTGATTCGTATGTATTTTTATCTGTTAACAGGGCAGAAAATGACTTCGTTGTAGATAAAGATAATCTAAAGAGAAATAACTTTATTTTAAAAGCAGGTAAAAAAATTGGTAATTTCAGAATTGACGGTAACGTTAACTATTTGGATCTAAGAACTTCTCAAACATCTGCGGGTTTATACAGTCAATTGCTTCAAACGCCTACTAATGTTGATATTACCAAATTTAGAAATTCTTTGCCTGATGCAGGTCATTCAATGTATATTACAAACCCATATTGGTTGATAGATAATAATAGATTTGATGATAAAAGTAGGACTTTTACAGGATTAATTAATTTAGAGTATAAATTAAATGATCATGTTTCTTTCACATATGCTGGTACAGTGGTTTCAGGATCATCAATATCTGAGAGTCACCTAAACGCTTTCAATTTTGACAGGGTATATCGAGGAACTGATACTTATCTTGACGGTCATTCTCCAAGTGATGGTACTTTCGGTGTAGAACCAATTGTTTCCAATTATTATAAGTCTGTAGGCTCTAGCTTTAGATATTATGGAGATTTAATGGCTAATTTTGATTATGATTTAACAAATGATATCAACATGAAATTAAATGTTGGTCATAATATTCAAGATACTAGTGGGTCTACCACATCTGTTGGAGGTAAAAATCTAAAAATTCCAGGATGGTATCATATTAATAATGTTCTTCAGCCTGATCAATTCTATAGCTTGGATAACGGAAAGACTCAAGTAAGATCGTATGCTTGGTTTGCAAACTTAGATTTATCATATAAAGATTATTTGTTCTTAAACTCTACCTTTAGATACGAGAAAAGCTCATTGACAAGTATTAACCCTGTAGATTCTCAAGGAAATGCTTTACCATTTAATAATGAACCTTTTGCATATTATTCATTTGGAGGGTCTTTCATTCCTACAAAAGCTTTTGAAAGTTTAAAAGGGAAAGTCTTAAATTATGCGAAAGTAAGCTTATCGTATAGTAAAGTAGGTAACGTTCAAACTATTGGTGTTTACGGATTAGATCGTGTTGGTGCTTTCCCTACTGGTTATCCTTTTGGAGATTTATCTTCTTATTTGCCAACCACATCATATTACTCTCCTGATGTACAACCAGAATTCTTCTATTCAAAAGAGGCATCATTACAATTAGGTTTCTTTAATGATCGTATTACTTTTGAAGGATCAGTATTTAGAAATGATAATGATAATATGATTACATCGGTTACTACTTCTTCTGCATCTGGAATTACAAGTATTTTGGATAATATTGGAAACAGTAGGAACCAAGGTTTTGAATTAGATTTGGGTTTAACTCCTATCAAAACAAAAGATTTTGAATGGAAATTAAGAGGGTCTTATTCTACTTATAGAACAAAAATTATTTCGTTAGCAGATGGGTCACCTGATACACCTTTAACTGTTTACGGTAGACCAGCTGTGGGTATTTATGCCGTGGTTGGAGATGATTTTCCAATGATTAAAGGTACAAAATATCAGAGAGATCCTAATGGAAATATAATTGTTGATGCAAACGGAAATCCTTTGTCTACCTCTACATTAGAAGTTTTAGGTAAAGTAAACCCCGATTATATTTTAGGATTTAGTACTTCATTTAAGTTTAAAGGAATTACTTTAAGTGCAGTTGCAGATTATAGAACGGGAAATAGCTTCGTTGCATTATCTAAGACTACATTAGGGTTTGCGGGAAATCTTGAACAGACGGCAGGTTTTGACAGATCTCAAGGGTATATTATTCCAAACTCTGTTCAATTAGTAAATGGTCAATATGTTGCAAATACAACTACGGTAGGTGATGATCCATCTTATTTTGGTGTTAATAGTTATTTTACACAAGGAGCTTTCCAAAGTGTAGGTGAAGAGTATGTTGTTGATGGTACTGCATTAAAAGTAAGAGAAATTGCTTTAAGCTATGATATTCCGAAATCAGTTTTAAGAAATACGTTTGTAAATTCTTTGACTATTGGAGTATATGCAAGAAATCCTTTTGTAGTTTATGCTAAGGATAACAGAAATTTTGCAGATCCTGAAACATCTTCTACGAATGGGAATGCGGCAGGTGTTGCTCTAACAGGGCAATATCCGACAATCAGAAATTATGGTTTTAACCTAAATGTAACTTTCTAA
- a CDS encoding SusD/RagB family nutrient-binding outer membrane lipoprotein — MNKNKFLTTLLVVAMGLTVTSCSNDYLDVNDNPNAVQAEKITPDLIFPGAVSTAYRTQANTMMQFGNLMMNSWAGNTYSFGGPFAREFNLSTVDNTFYTGIWGLYPRIANFAQIETYPNADHKQDYYVAMAKIMKAYYMQYIVDLYGDAPYSEAFKGQDNMTPKYDDDASIYRALITNINEAITLIQTAQDTNINNINNGLPTVAVVPGGTDIVFEASTDTEMDQWETFARTIKLRMLLRMSKVTGEMATFRDAQLQTLAGATFIEDEVTVNPGYTASNDDQMNPYILTWARTSAGTQVQNYAVVVASEHMANALEGNVILSDSNYSKFTGLKDPRRSRLFTTVVSVDAAGNPFNGLKGVRQGAVPGQPGAPISNTNTSKLGIGNFSGAASVASWLDVIDENNERGGVLMSKAESNLLQAEAALRWPSIFTLITPQAKFNSAILSNGTWLGANASQMNTYITSIASRPGLGWIGTDAQKLEAIMTQKWIALTNVNPTEMFIEYNRTGYPWTPLAVTAQQPNKPLRLVYPFSEYAANAANVPNISSAQVFVKNQYTPFWNQN; from the coding sequence ATGAATAAAAATAAATTTTTAACAACACTTCTAGTTGTCGCAATGGGTCTTACAGTTACTTCTTGCTCCAACGATTATTTGGATGTAAATGACAATCCAAATGCTGTGCAGGCTGAGAAAATTACACCGGATCTTATTTTTCCTGGTGCTGTAAGTACTGCCTATAGAACGCAGGCTAATACAATGATGCAGTTCGGTAATTTAATGATGAATAGCTGGGCTGGTAATACATATAGCTTTGGTGGTCCATTTGCAAGAGAATTTAATTTATCAACAGTTGATAATACGTTCTATACAGGTATTTGGGGATTATATCCGAGAATTGCAAACTTTGCTCAGATTGAGACATATCCTAATGCTGATCATAAGCAGGATTATTATGTTGCAATGGCTAAAATTATGAAGGCTTATTATATGCAATATATTGTTGACTTATATGGTGATGCTCCTTACTCTGAAGCCTTCAAAGGACAAGACAATATGACGCCTAAATATGATGACGATGCTTCTATTTATAGAGCATTGATTACTAATATTAATGAAGCAATTACATTAATTCAGACAGCACAAGACACTAATATTAATAATATCAATAACGGTTTGCCAACTGTAGCAGTTGTGCCTGGGGGAACTGATATTGTATTTGAGGCTTCTACGGATACTGAAATGGATCAATGGGAGACTTTTGCTAGAACTATTAAATTAAGAATGCTCTTAAGAATGAGCAAGGTTACAGGAGAAATGGCAACCTTTAGAGATGCACAGCTTCAAACTTTGGCAGGAGCAACATTTATTGAGGATGAAGTAACTGTAAATCCTGGTTATACAGCATCAAACGATGATCAAATGAATCCGTATATTCTTACATGGGCAAGAACATCCGCAGGAACTCAGGTTCAGAATTATGCAGTTGTAGTTGCTTCTGAACATATGGCAAATGCTCTTGAAGGAAATGTTATTTTAAGTGATTCTAATTATTCGAAGTTTACAGGTCTTAAAGATCCTAGAAGAAGTAGATTATTTACAACTGTAGTATCTGTTGATGCTGCTGGAAATCCATTTAATGGCCTAAAAGGAGTTAGACAAGGAGCTGTTCCAGGACAGCCCGGAGCTCCTATAAGCAATACTAATACTTCTAAGTTAGGTATTGGTAACTTTTCAGGAGCAGCATCTGTAGCTTCATGGTTAGATGTTATTGATGAAAACAATGAGCGTGGAGGAGTACTTATGTCTAAGGCTGAAAGTAATCTATTACAAGCAGAAGCTGCTTTGAGATGGCCGTCTATTTTTACTCTTATTACTCCACAGGCTAAATTCAATTCTGCTATTTTATCAAATGGTACTTGGCTAGGAGCTAATGCTTCTCAAATGAATACTTATATTACAAGTATTGCTTCAAGACCGGGATTAGGATGGATAGGGACTGATGCTCAAAAGCTTGAAGCTATTATGACTCAAAAGTGGATTGCCTTAACAAATGTGAATCCAACAGAAATGTTCATCGAATACAACAGAACAGGTTATCCTTGGACTCCATTGGCGGTAACGGCTCAACAGCCAAATAAACCGTTAAGATTAGTATACCCTTTCTCAGAATATGCTGCTAATGCTGCTAATGTTCCAAATATATCAAGTGCTCAAGTTTTTGTTAAAAATCAGTACACTCCATTCTGGAATCAGAATTAA
- a CDS encoding ribonuclease HII — protein MDLLKKWSFFYVEAGCDEVGRGCLCGPVVAAAVILSDNFNQNLVNDSKKLNFKTRMDLDSYIKDNVQDYAIAELSAEFIDQHNILNASIHAMHQALDKLTVRPELILVDGNRFHPYNYIPHECIIQGDAKVLSIAAASILAKNYRDKLMIELHDEHPEYGWNTNFGYATKKHQEALIKFGPTKYHRRSFRLKYD, from the coding sequence ATGGATTTGTTAAAAAAGTGGTCATTTTTTTATGTTGAAGCAGGTTGCGATGAAGTGGGTAGAGGGTGCTTATGTGGTCCTGTAGTTGCGGCGGCTGTAATTTTAAGTGATAATTTTAACCAAAATTTAGTTAATGATTCAAAAAAATTAAATTTTAAGACCAGAATGGATCTTGACAGCTATATAAAAGATAATGTTCAAGATTATGCCATCGCAGAACTTTCTGCAGAGTTTATAGATCAGCATAATATTTTGAATGCAAGCATCCATGCAATGCATCAGGCTCTTGATAAATTGACCGTGAGACCCGAGTTGATTTTAGTGGACGGAAACAGATTCCATCCCTATAATTATATTCCGCATGAATGTATTATTCAGGGAGATGCAAAAGTATTGTCTATTGCTGCGGCATCTATTTTAGCTAAAAATTACAGGGACAAATTAATGATTGAACTTCACGATGAACATCCTGAATATGGCTGGAACACCAATTTTGGATATGCCACCAAAAAGCATCAGGAAGCTCTGATAAAATTTGGGCCAACCAAATACCATCGAAGGTCTTTCAGACTGAAATATGATTAA